Proteins from a genomic interval of Clostridium sp. 'deep sea':
- a CDS encoding transposase, whose translation MIYVGIDVASTKHDCFIVNSEGEAIKEVFTIANNKARFEKLLSKIPKVNKSKIKIGLESTGHYSNNT comes from the coding sequence ATGATCTATGTAGGAATTGATGTAGCGAGTACAAAACATGACTGTTTTATTGTTAACTCTGAGGGTGAAGCAATAAAAGAAGTATTTACAATAGCCAATAATAAAGCAAGGTTTGAAAAACTATTATCCAAGATACCAAAGGTAAATAAGAGCAAGATAAAAATTGGACTTGAGTCTACAGGGCACTATAGCAATAATACGTAA